One segment of Meriones unguiculatus strain TT.TT164.6M chromosome 3, Bangor_MerUng_6.1, whole genome shotgun sequence DNA contains the following:
- the Plekhm2 gene encoding pleckstrin homology domain-containing family M member 2 isoform X2 produces the protein MEPREVKDRILENISLSVKKLQSYFAACEDETPAIRNHDKVLQRLCEHLDHALLYGLQDLSSGYWVLVVHFTRREAIKQIEVLQHVATNLGRSRAWLYLALNENSLESYLRLFQENLGLLQKYYVRNALVCSHDHLTLFLTLVSGLEFIRFDLDLDAPYLDLAPYMPDYYKPQYLLDFEDRLPSSVHGSDSLSLNSFNSVTSTNLEWDDSAIAPSSEDYDFGDVFPAVPSVPSTDWEDGDLTDTISGPRSTASDLTSSKASTKSPTQRHNPFNEEQAETASSDSTPVHTTSQEKDESQAPDQPDACAELEVIRVTKKKKTGKKKKSKLDEEASPLHPTSSQQRCGRQGDGDRLVGTPGLARDSSDTALASPQELGEGPSSAAESSEPSELSQVGLLIPEMKDTSMECLGQPLSKVIDKLHGQLDPSTWCSHVDPPDQPFRTGSPGEAPEKPPFCDFSEGLPAPMDFYRFTVESPSTAAPGGGHHDPTGPSQPLHVPCGPEAALQEEEGGRGAGQASQPLEDMQGKAQEPEPQEPDSQLPLVSQEPLVSQEPVPEPVSQAELGTQDAPCKLKRDQPSPCLSSAEDSGVEEGQGSPSEMTHPSEFRVDNNHLLLLMIHVFRENEEQLFKMIRMSTGHMEGNLQLLYVLLTDCYVYLLRKGATEKPYLVEEAVSYNELDYVSVGLDQQTVKLVCTNRRKQFLLDTADVALAELFLASLKSAMIKGCREPPYPSILTDATMEKLALAKFVAQESKCEASTVTVHFYGLVHWEDPMDEALGPVPCHCSAPEGTVTKEGVLHYKAGTSYLGKEHWKACFVVLSNGILYQYPDRTDVTPLLSVNMGGEQCGGCRRANSTDRPHAFQVILADRPCLELSADSEAEMADWMQHLCQAVSKGVIPQGVAPSPCIPCCLVITEDRLFTCHEDCQTSFFRSLGTARLADISAISTELGKEYCILEFSQDNPQLLQPWVIYLSCPSELDRFLTALSSGWKAIYQVDLPHKAIHEASVKQKFEDALSLIHSAWQRSDSLCRGRASRDPWC, from the exons CTACAGAGCTACTTTGCAGCATGTGAGGATGAGACCCCTGCCATCCGGAACCATGACAAGGTCCTGCAACGCCTGTGTGAGCACCTGGACCATGCCCTGCTGTACGG ACTGCAAGACCTGTCCTCCGGCTACTGGGTGCTTGTGGTCCATTTTACCCGCAGAGAGGCCATCAAGCAAATCGAGGTGCTGCAGCATGTGGCCACCAACCTGGGGCGCA GCCGCGCCTGGCTCTACCTGGCACTCAATGAGAATTCCTTGGAGAGCTACCTGCGTCTGTTCCAGGAGAACCTGGGTCTGCTTCAGAAGTACTACGTCAG GAACGCCCTGGTCTGCAGCCATGATCACCTGACTCTCTTCCTGACCTTGGTGTCTGGGCTGGAGTTTATTCGCTTCGACCTGGATCTG GATGCCCCTTACTTAGACCTGGCCCCCTACATGCCTGACTACTATAAACCGCAGTATCTGCTGGACTTTGAAGACCGCCTTCCCAGCTCCGTCCATGGTTCAGACAGCCTGTCCCTCAACTCCTTCAACTCTGTCACCTCCACCAACCTGGAATGGGATGACAGTGCGATCGCCCCATCTAGCGAGG ATTATGATTTTGGAGATGTGTTTCCAGCAGTGCCGTCTGTACCCAGCACAGACTGGGAAG ACGGAGACCTCACGGATACCATCAGTGGCCCCCGCTCCACTGCCTCGGACCTGACCAGTAGCAAGGCATCCACCAAGAGCCCCACCCAGCGCCATAACCCCTTCAACGAGGAGCAGGCCGAGACGGCTTCCTCTGACTCCACCCCTGTGCACACGACCTCGCAGGAGAAGGACGAGTCCCAGGCTCCAGACCAGCCGGATGCCTGTGCGGAGCTTGAAGTTATCAG GGTcaccaagaagaagaaaactggtaagaagaaaaagagcaaatTGGACGAGGAGGCAAGCCCGCTGCACCCCACCTCTAGCCAGCAGAGATGCGGCAGGCAGGGGGATGGTGACAGACTTGTGGGTACCCCAGGCCTGGCACGGGACTCTTCAGACACTGCCCTTGCCTCCCCTCAGGAGCTGGGGGAAGGGCCGAGCAGTGCCGCTGAGAGCAGCGAGCCCTCAGAGCTCAGCCAGGTGGGCTTGCTGATCCCCGAGATGAAGGACACTTCCATGGAGTGCCTGGGACAGCCCCTGAGCAAGGTCATTGACAAGCTCCACGGACAGCTGGACCCCAGCACCTGGTGCTCCCATGTCGACCCCCCTGACCAGCCCTTTCGGACGGGCTCCCCCGGGGAGGCCCCGGAGAAACCACCATTTTGTGACTTTAGTGAGGGGCTTCCAGCCCCCATGGACTTCTACCGGTTTACAGTCGAGAGTCCAAGTACTGCTGCACCAGGTGGCGGCCACCATGACCCTACAGGGCCTAGCCAACCGCTGCATGTTCCTTGTGGCCCTGAGGCTGCTCtccaagaagaagagggaggaagaggagcgGGACAGGCATCTCAGCCCCTAGAGGACATGCAGGGGAAGGCTCAGGAGCCAGAGCCCCAGGAACCGGACAGCCAGTTGCCCTTGGTCAGCCAGGAGCCCTTGGTCAGCCAGGAGCCTGTGCCTGAACCTGTGTCCCAGGCCGAGCTTGGAACCCAGGATGCGCCTTGCAAGCTCAAGCGAGACCAGCCCAGTCCATGTCTGAGCAGTGCTGAGGACTCCGGGGTGGAGGAGGGCCAGGGGAGCCCTTCCGAGATGACGCACCCCTCCGAGTTCAG AGTGGACAACAACCACCTACTCCTCCTGATGATCCACGTCTTTCGAGAAAACGAAGAGCAGCTGTTCAAA ATGATCCGGATGAGCACGGGGCACATGGAGGGCAACCTGCAGCTGCTCTACGTGCTGCTCACGGACTGCTACGTCTACTTGCTTCGGAAAG GGGCCACAGAGAAGCCATACCTGGTGGAAGAGGCTGTTTCTTACAATGAACTTGACTATGTGTCG GTTGGCCTCGACCAACAGACTGTCAAGCTGGTGTGCACCAACCGCAGGAAGCAGTTTCTGCTGGACACGGCTGACGTGGCCCTGGCTGA GCTCTTCTTGGCGTCTCTGAAGTCAGCCATGATCAAAGGCTGCCGGGAACCACCCTACCCCAGCATCTTGACTGATGCTACCATGGAGAAGCTGGCGCTGGCTAAATTTGTCGCCCAGGAATCCAAATGTGAG GCGTCCACTGTGACTGTGCACTTCTACGGGCTCGTGCACTGGGAGGACCCCATGGATGAGGCCCTGGGCCCTGTCCCCTGCCACTGCTCAGCCCCCGAGGGCACCGTCACCAAAGAAGGCGTGCTGCACTACAAGGCGGGAACCTCCTACCTGGGCAAGGAGCACTGGAAGGCCTGCTTCGTGGTTCTCAG CAATGGGATCCTCTACCAGTATCCTGACCGCACTGATGTCACCCCTCTGCTCTCAGTGAACATGGG GGGGGAGCAGTGTGGCGGCTGCCGGAGAGCCAACAGCACGGATCGGCCCCACGCCTTCCAGGTCATTCTGGCTGACCGGCCCTGCCTGGAGCTAAGTGCGGACAGCGAGGCCGAGATGGCTGACTGGATGCAACATCTCTGCCAGGCCGTGTCCAAAGGA GTCATACCGCAGGGGGTGGCTCCCAGCCCCTGTATCCCTTGCTGCCTGGTGATCACCGAGGACCGCCTCTTCACATGCCACGAGGATTGCCAGACCAGCTTCTTCCGCTCCCTGGGCACAGCCAGGCTGGCAGACATCAGCGCCATCTCCACGGAGCTGGGCAAGGAGTACTGTATCCTG GAGTTCTCCCAGGATAACCCCCAGCTGCTCCAACCCTGGGTCATCTATTTGAGCTGCCCTTCTGAACTGGACCGGTTCCTGACTGCCCTGAGCTCCGGGTGGAAAGCCATCTACCAG GTAGACCTTCCTCACAAAGCAATCCATGAAGCTTCCGTCAAGCAGAAGTTTGAAGACGCCCTGAGCCTCATCCACAGCGCCTGGCAGCGGAGCGACAGCCTGTGCCGAGGCAGAGCCTCCCGGGACCCCTGGTGCTGA
- the Slc25a34 gene encoding solute carrier family 25 member 34, translating into MDTGEMVSPAVDLVLGASACCLACVFTNPLEVVKTRLQLQGELQAPGTYPRPYRGFVSSVAAVARADGLWGLQKGLAAGLLYQGLMNGVRFYCYSLACQAGLTQQPGGTVAAGAMAGALGAFVGSPAYLVKTQLQAQTVAAVAVGHQHQHQGVMGALETIWRQQGLLGLWRGVGAAVPRVTVGSAAQLATFTSAKAWVQERQWFLEDSWLVPLAGGMISSIAVVAVMTPFDVVSTRLYNQPVDGAGRGQLYRGLADCLVKICQQEGPLALYKGLGLAYLRLGPHTILSMFFWDELRKLATRGQHQGT; encoded by the exons ATGGACACGGGAGAGATGGTGTCCCCGGCAGTGGACCTGGTGCTGGGTGCCTCAGCCTGCTGCCTGGCCTGTGTATTCACCAATCCCCTGGAAGTGGTGAAGACCCGTCTACAGCTGCAGGGGGAACTGCAGGCCCCAGGCACCTACCCACGGCCCTACCGGGGCTTTGTGTCTTCTGTGGCAGCCGTCGCCAGGGCAGATGGGCTGTGGGGCCTGCAGAAGGGGCTGGCCGCCGGCCTTCTCTACCAGGGTCTCATGAATGGTGTCCGTTTCTACTGCTACAGCCTGGcctgccaggctggcctcacccaGCAACCAGGTGGCACTGTGGCCGCAGGTGCTATGGCTGGGGCTTTGGGAGCCTTTGTGGGGAGCCCTGCTTACCTG GTCAAGACGCAGCTGCAGGCCCAGACGGTGGCCGCGGTGGCCGTGGGTCATCAGCACCAGCATCAG GGTGTCATGGGGGCCTTGGAGACCATCTGGCGTCAGCAGGGCCTACTGGGGCTGTGGCGGGGTGTAGGGGCGGCTGTGCCCCGAGTCACAGTGGGCTCCGCTGCCCAGCTGGCCACCTTTACTTCTGCCAAGGCTTGGGTACAGGAACGACAG TGGTTTTTGGAGGACAGCTGGCTGGTGCCCCTGGCTGGAGGCATGATCAGCAGTATAGCTGTGGTTGCAGTCATGACTCCCTTCGACGTGGTCAGCACGAGGCTATACAATCAGCCGGTGGACGGAGCTGGCAGG GGCCAGCTGTACAGGGGCCTCGCTGATTGCCTGGTGAAGATCTGTCAACAGGAGGGACCCCTGGCCCTCTACAAGGGCCTAGGCCTTGCCTATCTGCGCTTGGGCCCCCACACCATCCTTAGCATGTTCTTCTGGGATGAGCTGCGGAAACTGGCCACAAGGGGCCAACACCAGGGCACCTAG
- the Plekhm2 gene encoding pleckstrin homology domain-containing family M member 2 isoform X3 encodes MEPREVKDRILENISLSVKKLQSYFAACEDETPAIRNHDKVLQRLCEHLDHALLYGLQDLSSGYWVLVVHFTRREAIKQIEVLQHVATNLGRSRAWLYLALNENSLESYLRLFQENLGLLQKYYVRNALVCSHDHLTLFLTLVSGLEFIRFDLDLDAPYLDLAPYMPDYYKPQYLLDFEDRLPSSVHGSDSLSLNSFNSVTSTNLEWDDSAIAPSSEDGDLTDTISGPRSTASDLTSSKASTKSPTQRHNPFNEEQAETASSDSTPVHTTSQEKDESQAPDQPDACAELEVIRVTKKKKTGKKKKSKLDEEASPLHPTSSQQRCGRQGDGDRLVGTPGLARDSSDTALASPQELGEGPSSAAESSEPSELSQVGLLIPEMKDTSMECLGQPLSKVIDKLHGQLDPSTWCSHVDPPDQPFRTGSPGEAPEKPPFCDFSEGLPAPMDFYRFTVESPSTAAPGGGHHDPTGPSQPLHVPCGPEAALQEEEGGRGAGQASQPLEDMQGKAQEPEPQEPDSQLPLVSQEPLVSQEPVPEPVSQAELGTQDAPCKLKRDQPSPCLSSAEDSGVEEGQGSPSEMTHPSEFRVDNNHLLLLMIHVFRENEEQLFKMIRMSTGHMEGNLQLLYVLLTDCYVYLLRKGATEKPYLVEEAVSYNELDYVSVGLDQQTVKLVCTNRRKQFLLDTADVALAELFLASLKSAMIKGCREPPYPSILTDATMEKLALAKFVAQESKCEASTVTVHFYGLVHWEDPMDEALGPVPCHCSAPEGTVTKEGVLHYKAGTSYLGKEHWKACFVVLSNGILYQYPDRTDVTPLLSVNMGGEQCGGCRRANSTDRPHAFQVILADRPCLELSADSEAEMADWMQHLCQAVSKGVIPQGVAPSPCIPCCLVITEDRLFTCHEDCQTSFFRSLGTARLADISAISTELGKEYCILEFSQDNPQLLQPWVIYLSCPSELDRFLTALSSGWKAIYQVDLPHKAIHEASVKQKFEDALSLIHSAWQRSDSLCRGRASRDPWC; translated from the exons CTACAGAGCTACTTTGCAGCATGTGAGGATGAGACCCCTGCCATCCGGAACCATGACAAGGTCCTGCAACGCCTGTGTGAGCACCTGGACCATGCCCTGCTGTACGG ACTGCAAGACCTGTCCTCCGGCTACTGGGTGCTTGTGGTCCATTTTACCCGCAGAGAGGCCATCAAGCAAATCGAGGTGCTGCAGCATGTGGCCACCAACCTGGGGCGCA GCCGCGCCTGGCTCTACCTGGCACTCAATGAGAATTCCTTGGAGAGCTACCTGCGTCTGTTCCAGGAGAACCTGGGTCTGCTTCAGAAGTACTACGTCAG GAACGCCCTGGTCTGCAGCCATGATCACCTGACTCTCTTCCTGACCTTGGTGTCTGGGCTGGAGTTTATTCGCTTCGACCTGGATCTG GATGCCCCTTACTTAGACCTGGCCCCCTACATGCCTGACTACTATAAACCGCAGTATCTGCTGGACTTTGAAGACCGCCTTCCCAGCTCCGTCCATGGTTCAGACAGCCTGTCCCTCAACTCCTTCAACTCTGTCACCTCCACCAACCTGGAATGGGATGACAGTGCGATCGCCCCATCTAGCGAGG ACGGAGACCTCACGGATACCATCAGTGGCCCCCGCTCCACTGCCTCGGACCTGACCAGTAGCAAGGCATCCACCAAGAGCCCCACCCAGCGCCATAACCCCTTCAACGAGGAGCAGGCCGAGACGGCTTCCTCTGACTCCACCCCTGTGCACACGACCTCGCAGGAGAAGGACGAGTCCCAGGCTCCAGACCAGCCGGATGCCTGTGCGGAGCTTGAAGTTATCAG GGTcaccaagaagaagaaaactggtaagaagaaaaagagcaaatTGGACGAGGAGGCAAGCCCGCTGCACCCCACCTCTAGCCAGCAGAGATGCGGCAGGCAGGGGGATGGTGACAGACTTGTGGGTACCCCAGGCCTGGCACGGGACTCTTCAGACACTGCCCTTGCCTCCCCTCAGGAGCTGGGGGAAGGGCCGAGCAGTGCCGCTGAGAGCAGCGAGCCCTCAGAGCTCAGCCAGGTGGGCTTGCTGATCCCCGAGATGAAGGACACTTCCATGGAGTGCCTGGGACAGCCCCTGAGCAAGGTCATTGACAAGCTCCACGGACAGCTGGACCCCAGCACCTGGTGCTCCCATGTCGACCCCCCTGACCAGCCCTTTCGGACGGGCTCCCCCGGGGAGGCCCCGGAGAAACCACCATTTTGTGACTTTAGTGAGGGGCTTCCAGCCCCCATGGACTTCTACCGGTTTACAGTCGAGAGTCCAAGTACTGCTGCACCAGGTGGCGGCCACCATGACCCTACAGGGCCTAGCCAACCGCTGCATGTTCCTTGTGGCCCTGAGGCTGCTCtccaagaagaagagggaggaagaggagcgGGACAGGCATCTCAGCCCCTAGAGGACATGCAGGGGAAGGCTCAGGAGCCAGAGCCCCAGGAACCGGACAGCCAGTTGCCCTTGGTCAGCCAGGAGCCCTTGGTCAGCCAGGAGCCTGTGCCTGAACCTGTGTCCCAGGCCGAGCTTGGAACCCAGGATGCGCCTTGCAAGCTCAAGCGAGACCAGCCCAGTCCATGTCTGAGCAGTGCTGAGGACTCCGGGGTGGAGGAGGGCCAGGGGAGCCCTTCCGAGATGACGCACCCCTCCGAGTTCAG AGTGGACAACAACCACCTACTCCTCCTGATGATCCACGTCTTTCGAGAAAACGAAGAGCAGCTGTTCAAA ATGATCCGGATGAGCACGGGGCACATGGAGGGCAACCTGCAGCTGCTCTACGTGCTGCTCACGGACTGCTACGTCTACTTGCTTCGGAAAG GGGCCACAGAGAAGCCATACCTGGTGGAAGAGGCTGTTTCTTACAATGAACTTGACTATGTGTCG GTTGGCCTCGACCAACAGACTGTCAAGCTGGTGTGCACCAACCGCAGGAAGCAGTTTCTGCTGGACACGGCTGACGTGGCCCTGGCTGA GCTCTTCTTGGCGTCTCTGAAGTCAGCCATGATCAAAGGCTGCCGGGAACCACCCTACCCCAGCATCTTGACTGATGCTACCATGGAGAAGCTGGCGCTGGCTAAATTTGTCGCCCAGGAATCCAAATGTGAG GCGTCCACTGTGACTGTGCACTTCTACGGGCTCGTGCACTGGGAGGACCCCATGGATGAGGCCCTGGGCCCTGTCCCCTGCCACTGCTCAGCCCCCGAGGGCACCGTCACCAAAGAAGGCGTGCTGCACTACAAGGCGGGAACCTCCTACCTGGGCAAGGAGCACTGGAAGGCCTGCTTCGTGGTTCTCAG CAATGGGATCCTCTACCAGTATCCTGACCGCACTGATGTCACCCCTCTGCTCTCAGTGAACATGGG GGGGGAGCAGTGTGGCGGCTGCCGGAGAGCCAACAGCACGGATCGGCCCCACGCCTTCCAGGTCATTCTGGCTGACCGGCCCTGCCTGGAGCTAAGTGCGGACAGCGAGGCCGAGATGGCTGACTGGATGCAACATCTCTGCCAGGCCGTGTCCAAAGGA GTCATACCGCAGGGGGTGGCTCCCAGCCCCTGTATCCCTTGCTGCCTGGTGATCACCGAGGACCGCCTCTTCACATGCCACGAGGATTGCCAGACCAGCTTCTTCCGCTCCCTGGGCACAGCCAGGCTGGCAGACATCAGCGCCATCTCCACGGAGCTGGGCAAGGAGTACTGTATCCTG GAGTTCTCCCAGGATAACCCCCAGCTGCTCCAACCCTGGGTCATCTATTTGAGCTGCCCTTCTGAACTGGACCGGTTCCTGACTGCCCTGAGCTCCGGGTGGAAAGCCATCTACCAG GTAGACCTTCCTCACAAAGCAATCCATGAAGCTTCCGTCAAGCAGAAGTTTGAAGACGCCCTGAGCCTCATCCACAGCGCCTGGCAGCGGAGCGACAGCCTGTGCCGAGGCAGAGCCTCCCGGGACCCCTGGTGCTGA
- the Plekhm2 gene encoding pleckstrin homology domain-containing family M member 2 isoform X1, with amino-acid sequence MEPREVKDRILENISLSVKKLQSYFAACEDETPAIRNHDKVLQRLCEHLDHALLYGLQDLSSGYWVLVVHFTRREAIKQIEVLQHVATNLGRSRAWLYLALNENSLESYLRLFQENLGLLQKYYVRNALVCSHDHLTLFLTLVSGLEFIRFDLDLDAPYLDLAPYMPDYYKPQYLLDFEDRLPSSVHGSDSLSLNSFNSVTSTNLEWDDSAIAPSSEDYDFGDVFPAVPSVPSTDWEGGTESYGDLTDTISGPRSTASDLTSSKASTKSPTQRHNPFNEEQAETASSDSTPVHTTSQEKDESQAPDQPDACAELEVIRVTKKKKTGKKKKSKLDEEASPLHPTSSQQRCGRQGDGDRLVGTPGLARDSSDTALASPQELGEGPSSAAESSEPSELSQVGLLIPEMKDTSMECLGQPLSKVIDKLHGQLDPSTWCSHVDPPDQPFRTGSPGEAPEKPPFCDFSEGLPAPMDFYRFTVESPSTAAPGGGHHDPTGPSQPLHVPCGPEAALQEEEGGRGAGQASQPLEDMQGKAQEPEPQEPDSQLPLVSQEPLVSQEPVPEPVSQAELGTQDAPCKLKRDQPSPCLSSAEDSGVEEGQGSPSEMTHPSEFRVDNNHLLLLMIHVFRENEEQLFKMIRMSTGHMEGNLQLLYVLLTDCYVYLLRKGATEKPYLVEEAVSYNELDYVSVGLDQQTVKLVCTNRRKQFLLDTADVALAELFLASLKSAMIKGCREPPYPSILTDATMEKLALAKFVAQESKCEASTVTVHFYGLVHWEDPMDEALGPVPCHCSAPEGTVTKEGVLHYKAGTSYLGKEHWKACFVVLSNGILYQYPDRTDVTPLLSVNMGGEQCGGCRRANSTDRPHAFQVILADRPCLELSADSEAEMADWMQHLCQAVSKGVIPQGVAPSPCIPCCLVITEDRLFTCHEDCQTSFFRSLGTARLADISAISTELGKEYCILEFSQDNPQLLQPWVIYLSCPSELDRFLTALSSGWKAIYQVDLPHKAIHEASVKQKFEDALSLIHSAWQRSDSLCRGRASRDPWC; translated from the exons CTACAGAGCTACTTTGCAGCATGTGAGGATGAGACCCCTGCCATCCGGAACCATGACAAGGTCCTGCAACGCCTGTGTGAGCACCTGGACCATGCCCTGCTGTACGG ACTGCAAGACCTGTCCTCCGGCTACTGGGTGCTTGTGGTCCATTTTACCCGCAGAGAGGCCATCAAGCAAATCGAGGTGCTGCAGCATGTGGCCACCAACCTGGGGCGCA GCCGCGCCTGGCTCTACCTGGCACTCAATGAGAATTCCTTGGAGAGCTACCTGCGTCTGTTCCAGGAGAACCTGGGTCTGCTTCAGAAGTACTACGTCAG GAACGCCCTGGTCTGCAGCCATGATCACCTGACTCTCTTCCTGACCTTGGTGTCTGGGCTGGAGTTTATTCGCTTCGACCTGGATCTG GATGCCCCTTACTTAGACCTGGCCCCCTACATGCCTGACTACTATAAACCGCAGTATCTGCTGGACTTTGAAGACCGCCTTCCCAGCTCCGTCCATGGTTCAGACAGCCTGTCCCTCAACTCCTTCAACTCTGTCACCTCCACCAACCTGGAATGGGATGACAGTGCGATCGCCCCATCTAGCGAGG ATTATGATTTTGGAGATGTGTTTCCAGCAGTGCCGTCTGTACCCAGCACAGACTGGGAAGGTGGGACAGAGTCCT ACGGAGACCTCACGGATACCATCAGTGGCCCCCGCTCCACTGCCTCGGACCTGACCAGTAGCAAGGCATCCACCAAGAGCCCCACCCAGCGCCATAACCCCTTCAACGAGGAGCAGGCCGAGACGGCTTCCTCTGACTCCACCCCTGTGCACACGACCTCGCAGGAGAAGGACGAGTCCCAGGCTCCAGACCAGCCGGATGCCTGTGCGGAGCTTGAAGTTATCAG GGTcaccaagaagaagaaaactggtaagaagaaaaagagcaaatTGGACGAGGAGGCAAGCCCGCTGCACCCCACCTCTAGCCAGCAGAGATGCGGCAGGCAGGGGGATGGTGACAGACTTGTGGGTACCCCAGGCCTGGCACGGGACTCTTCAGACACTGCCCTTGCCTCCCCTCAGGAGCTGGGGGAAGGGCCGAGCAGTGCCGCTGAGAGCAGCGAGCCCTCAGAGCTCAGCCAGGTGGGCTTGCTGATCCCCGAGATGAAGGACACTTCCATGGAGTGCCTGGGACAGCCCCTGAGCAAGGTCATTGACAAGCTCCACGGACAGCTGGACCCCAGCACCTGGTGCTCCCATGTCGACCCCCCTGACCAGCCCTTTCGGACGGGCTCCCCCGGGGAGGCCCCGGAGAAACCACCATTTTGTGACTTTAGTGAGGGGCTTCCAGCCCCCATGGACTTCTACCGGTTTACAGTCGAGAGTCCAAGTACTGCTGCACCAGGTGGCGGCCACCATGACCCTACAGGGCCTAGCCAACCGCTGCATGTTCCTTGTGGCCCTGAGGCTGCTCtccaagaagaagagggaggaagaggagcgGGACAGGCATCTCAGCCCCTAGAGGACATGCAGGGGAAGGCTCAGGAGCCAGAGCCCCAGGAACCGGACAGCCAGTTGCCCTTGGTCAGCCAGGAGCCCTTGGTCAGCCAGGAGCCTGTGCCTGAACCTGTGTCCCAGGCCGAGCTTGGAACCCAGGATGCGCCTTGCAAGCTCAAGCGAGACCAGCCCAGTCCATGTCTGAGCAGTGCTGAGGACTCCGGGGTGGAGGAGGGCCAGGGGAGCCCTTCCGAGATGACGCACCCCTCCGAGTTCAG AGTGGACAACAACCACCTACTCCTCCTGATGATCCACGTCTTTCGAGAAAACGAAGAGCAGCTGTTCAAA ATGATCCGGATGAGCACGGGGCACATGGAGGGCAACCTGCAGCTGCTCTACGTGCTGCTCACGGACTGCTACGTCTACTTGCTTCGGAAAG GGGCCACAGAGAAGCCATACCTGGTGGAAGAGGCTGTTTCTTACAATGAACTTGACTATGTGTCG GTTGGCCTCGACCAACAGACTGTCAAGCTGGTGTGCACCAACCGCAGGAAGCAGTTTCTGCTGGACACGGCTGACGTGGCCCTGGCTGA GCTCTTCTTGGCGTCTCTGAAGTCAGCCATGATCAAAGGCTGCCGGGAACCACCCTACCCCAGCATCTTGACTGATGCTACCATGGAGAAGCTGGCGCTGGCTAAATTTGTCGCCCAGGAATCCAAATGTGAG GCGTCCACTGTGACTGTGCACTTCTACGGGCTCGTGCACTGGGAGGACCCCATGGATGAGGCCCTGGGCCCTGTCCCCTGCCACTGCTCAGCCCCCGAGGGCACCGTCACCAAAGAAGGCGTGCTGCACTACAAGGCGGGAACCTCCTACCTGGGCAAGGAGCACTGGAAGGCCTGCTTCGTGGTTCTCAG CAATGGGATCCTCTACCAGTATCCTGACCGCACTGATGTCACCCCTCTGCTCTCAGTGAACATGGG GGGGGAGCAGTGTGGCGGCTGCCGGAGAGCCAACAGCACGGATCGGCCCCACGCCTTCCAGGTCATTCTGGCTGACCGGCCCTGCCTGGAGCTAAGTGCGGACAGCGAGGCCGAGATGGCTGACTGGATGCAACATCTCTGCCAGGCCGTGTCCAAAGGA GTCATACCGCAGGGGGTGGCTCCCAGCCCCTGTATCCCTTGCTGCCTGGTGATCACCGAGGACCGCCTCTTCACATGCCACGAGGATTGCCAGACCAGCTTCTTCCGCTCCCTGGGCACAGCCAGGCTGGCAGACATCAGCGCCATCTCCACGGAGCTGGGCAAGGAGTACTGTATCCTG GAGTTCTCCCAGGATAACCCCCAGCTGCTCCAACCCTGGGTCATCTATTTGAGCTGCCCTTCTGAACTGGACCGGTTCCTGACTGCCCTGAGCTCCGGGTGGAAAGCCATCTACCAG GTAGACCTTCCTCACAAAGCAATCCATGAAGCTTCCGTCAAGCAGAAGTTTGAAGACGCCCTGAGCCTCATCCACAGCGCCTGGCAGCGGAGCGACAGCCTGTGCCGAGGCAGAGCCTCCCGGGACCCCTGGTGCTGA